Genomic DNA from Clostridium sp. BJN0013:
CTTGGCAATTGTCTCTCGGTGCAGATTTCTGTTTTCTGCTCGTTCCTGCTTTTTATCCTTTAGTGTCTGGGCCACACCACTTTTGAAGCCATCCACATTTTTTGCTACCTTATCGGATACTTGCTTTTTCCCATGGTACAGAGCATAACGGGCATTGACTGGCAAGTCCTTTGCCTGCTCTTTTATTTGGCCTGCTTTATCTGCAATATGGTCTTTCGTATCCACAAGCGCTCCAACTTTCCCACCGACACGCTCTCCAAAACTTGGCTTATTTTCGAGTGATATATCAGAGCTGCTGGCCGGACGTTTATGACTAGGCTGTGTCTTTCGGTATTTTCCAGATTTCTTAGAAACTGCTGCACCAGCCATGGCTCCAGTTGCCGCACCAGTTGTTCCAGCCACAAGGATGCGGCCGATCTTCCTTTTGAGTCTTCGTGTTCCACGGTTTAATAGCATATAAGGCTTCTTAAATATTCTGTGTTCCATTTGCTTGGAATCATTTGCCTGCAAGTTGAACATGCCCATTAGATCTCCAAGCTTCATATAAATGCCGGCAAATGTGACTATCTGCAAAAATGCAATCAGGAAAAATGGAAAACCTTCCGACAGGGTATAAAGTATTGTGGAAATGGAGAAGGCAGTAGTTACAATAAGTGTAATACCCGCCCGTGTCATAATTACATTAAAGAGCTTCATTATGGCACGCTTTGCCATATTATCAAAACCAGGTATCATGGACAGTAGAAAACTCATAGGTAAAAACATTGCATAGATTATAAAAAGTATCTGTGAAAATATCATGATACCCGTCAGTAAAAACACGAATATGGAAATCCCTATATTGAAGATAAACAGGAAAAACACCATACCAAGTCGTGTAATGGTCTTTGTTATAGTTAGATTCATATTGTTCTTGTCCTCAATTTCCTCTTTTACCACCGTTTCTCTATCTTTACCGTTGTTTTTATCCGGGTCCGCAGACAGCAGCTTTTCAACTCGCTTTTGCCTAATTTTATCTATATCAGAATTGCCATACTGCAGTAGAAGCCAAGGCTGCTGCACCTGTATGGAAAACAGGTTATCTCGTATCATGTCTACACTGTCTTTGCCTTTGCTTTCCGAATTTGGCATGACAATTTTTCCGCCAATAGACAGACTGGCACTGCTTACATCAGATGAAAAATCATTAATTTTACTGATATAGTCCGGAGCATAGGCAATAAAGGAAGCAGACAGTATAAAGACCATAACTAAATTAATAACTGCATGGACAGCTTTTGTAGTTTCTTTCTTGATAAGCCCTACATAGGCAACATATATTCCAACTATCAGAATAAAAATCAGCAAAAATCCCACATAAAAGCCGGAGCTTTGAAAGCCATTTGGCGAAATACCTGCCAAAGTCTGCATGTTCTTCCCAATAGCATCTGAAGTCTTAGAAATAAAATCCAGTGAATAGGCTTCCTGCACAAGATACCCTGTGGCATTGGAAAGATAGAGTGAAATTGTCCATATAAAATTGGTGATTGCATATAGTCCATACATAACCTGTTTGCCTATGCCATCTGTCCAATTCCAAGGCAGCCAGTCCCAGGAATTATCCACATAGAAATCAAGCTGATAATTGCCAAGAGGATATTTAGAGTAAGTATTCTTGGAACTTACCGTATCATCTACAAGACCTGATGCATGCACTACAATTCCAACAAAGGCTAAAAAAAGAAAGGATATTATAGTGATCAACAAGATAGCTATGAAGATTTTCCATATCCTTTTTATCTGTAACTTTTTAAAATGCATTTAGGTCACCTCTTTCTTAACCGGTGGGCGAGTGTCAAAGGCATGGAGAAGTTCTTCAAATACCGGATGAATCTGAATGACACCTACACGGCCATAAAGATCAGAGATTAGGCATTGACCATTTTCAAGATCACGCAATCGTTTCTGGTTATTCTCATCCTCCTTGTCCACTCCAAAGAACTCCAGTGTCTTTTTTATCTCATTGATATCCGTGGAGCGAAATGCAAATTTGAGGCCTATATTGTTCTTCATCTTTTCGTCAAGTAAATCGTCTGCATTCTGCGTTACAAAATAAACACCGGCATTCATGGCACGGCCAGCCCTTACAAGCTTGTTGGAAAGTGTCTTACCCTGTGACACCTGCAAAAAGCTCCATGCTTCATCCAAGTCCACAATTTTGAATACACTTCTGTCGGAGTGAATGAAATCAAGGGCAAAGGTGCTTATAACAATTAGAATGGCTACACTTAAAAGCTCCACAGTTGTATATTCCTTAAAATTCGTTTCTGCATCCGGAAGAACCAAGTCCGCCACTTGTATGATGTTCAGCTGTTTATCAAGGCTGATGGACTGAATAGTAGTACCGTCTGAAAATAACAGTTGACCAAGATTGCTGTCCTTAATACTGTCTATATGATCGGCAATACTGTTGGCAACAGTTGTATTTTCCTTATGCAGCTCGTCAATGACACGTAAAAGGCCTTGGCTGTCACTTTGTGTTACTCTGCGAATGGCTTTACGTGTTGATTTACACTTTGTTTTCTCCTACTTTTTTCAAACTATTTTATCCTGGCCCAATATAGATTTTCACAATAGAATATCCTTTAATCACAATAAATTAACCAACTTTTGCAAGCAAATTTAACCTATATAAGAAAAAGAGCAGATAACTGCTCTAATAAATTGTGTATTTCTTCAAAGTTTAATATATCTATTATGGAAACAAAGGTACTTTATTTACGAATTCCTCAATTAAATAAGATTTATCTCATTTTGCGCTAACATTACTGTTTCTGTATCAATAACTTTTAAGTTTTTTTGATAGCCTATCATTAAACATTTTTCAATAAGAAAATTTAGTATTCTTGTAGAACCATTACAACAAGAATTTACAGCTTCTAAAGCGTTATCGTTAAATATTTCAGTGAACACTCCACAAAGCTTTAGCCTTGAAGAAATATACTCAATAACTTCTTCTTTGGATATTCCTTCATAGTTATAGTTAATTACAATTCTTTGTTTTAAGGCTTCATGGATTTGTTTTGAAAGTATGTTGTTTAAAAGAGGTTGTCCGCAAAGTATTAGCACAGCATAATTTCTAGAGTCCATATCAAAATTTAATAGTAATTTAAGGTCATTTAAAACCTCTGTTTTCAAGTATTGTGCCTCATCTACAATAATTACAGGTGTGATTTTTTTATCCCTACATAATGAAATAATTCTTTCCTGGATTGCTTTAAACAGATCTATTTTCTTTGAATAGATTTCTACACCTAAGCCGTAGGCGAGGGATTTATAAAATTCCAATACTGTAACAGTAGATAGTGTTAGATAAATAACTTTGTATAAATTTGAGTTCAATGAATTTGTAAAACATCGTAAAGTATAGGTCTTTCCTATGCCTGACTGACCTGTAAATAGTCCTATTCCTTTAATATTTTTAAGATGCTCTAATCGTGACATTGCCTGTGAAAAATCTTGAGATTGAAAAAAGTTTTTTTCGCTTAAGCCTTTCTCAAAGGGATTAAACTCCATTCCCCAATAAGCTTTATACATTTTATTCTCCTCCATTGACTTTAGAATAATCTATAACATTTCTCTTAATCTTTGAATTATCAACCTTTTTTAATGGATAAACTGTATCGCATATATTATTGTCTTTGTCAAAAATGAATGCCTTATTTAAATCTATAGGTGAGTACCTTAAATTAATTCTTTGCCCTATATACTTTGCAGGAACTTCAAATTGAAGACAATTTAATTTAATTGTAGCGTCATTACTAACCTTTCTACTTACTCGATGTAGAAAATGGTTATCTAATTCTTCATGTGGTATAAATTTCATTTTATCCATATCTTGAATATATCTTTCTCTAGGGGTTATACTTAAAGAGGAGTGAATACAATTGATATATTTCTCATTTAAGTATTTATTGAAATCTATATTTAAGGCTTCTAACGAAGTGTAATCATTCCAATTGATGCCATTCATCCAGTTATCTTTTATAGTTCTAAAGGACCTTTCTATTTTACCTTTTGACTCTGGACTGTAAGCCTTTGTATGAATTAACTCAATTCCTAAAGAAGCACAAATTAGCTGTAACTGATCATTTTTATAGGTTCCTCCATTATCTACAAATAGTCTTTTAGGAATTCCATATTTTGAAACAGCTTTTTTAAATACAGTCTGCATATTCACCGCATTGTCTTGAAAAAAAAATTCACCATGAAGTATTAGCCGGGAGGCATCATCGATAAAGCTTATCAAGAAAGTTTTCTTCTTTTGTTGTCCAGTAACCTTAATAATAGGGCCATAGGAAGTGTCTGACTGCCAACAATCGTTTGCAAACTCCATTTCATAAGCTTTTCTATCTACAGGAGCTAATTGGCTTCTTTTCAAGTTATTTTCCCTTATGTATCTTAAAACTGTTGCTAAAGAAGTTTTACTCTCTTTAACATATCCTTCTTCAATAAGCTTTTGATAAACTAAGCTTCCTGTTATATAGGGTAATCTTTCTTTTAATTCATGAATTTTTGCAATAGCATTAGCATCAATATTTCTAGGTTGTCCTACATCGGCTCTCGCCTTAGGTATAAGTGCATCAAAACCACCATGTTTATAATTTAGAAACCACTTTTTTATGGTTCCAGAGGAAATTTTAATGTTATGTCCATTTGGTAAAGTATGTTCTTTAGACGCAATATCTCTAAAAAATTGATTTTTAGAAGCAGCTTCATAAGTTTCATTTACTAAAGGAGCTATTAAAGAGAATCTAAAAAGAGCTATGGCTTGTTTTCCTTTATCTTTCACAATGAAAAACCTCCTTAAAATATATTTGATTTGATATTACCAGGACAAGCTATCAAATTCTATTCAAGAGTTATGTGGGTTGGAAAAAGTACTCAGTAGAAGCCCCCAATATAAATTGGACGAGGTAAAACATTTTGAAACTTAAGCATTAGAAATATCCACTGAGAGTTAAAGAAATATTGGTATAAAAAGTTCCCATTCAATTGATAGTTGGCAATTGCGGGTACTATCGCATCTAGAGTAGAAGCCATGGAGGAGCTTAGGCTTCTTAAAACAGATTTACAAGAATTAAGAAATGATGAAAGTTTTGATATAAACACATAAATGACTTGAAAAGAAATAGAGAAATTCGAACTTATTTCCTTAACTTTATGCTGCTTAGAATAATATGCTGTTAGAACCTTTAAAATAAATGAAAAAGAATAAATACAATAAGGTATAATATCATTGGGCAAAATAGCGTGAGTGCTCCTACATGAAGAGCATTTAACCCTTAAAATAAGCATCTTTCTATCTTGTATATTGTCAAATTCATCAATAAGGAAGACATTTCTTTCGTAGCAGCCATGTCTAGTTAAGGAATGTTTTGCGCCACACTTTGGACAAGTATAAATAATAATTGAATAATTTTTTAAAATCCTATCATCATAATTATTGAAATTTACTGTAAAATCTATTATCATAATATTATTGGTTTGAACTATCTTTATAGTTCTATTCAGATTTGGAGAAGTAACTTTGATCGGTGGCTTCTCCATTTCTTATTTTATATCAAAAACAAAGGATAAAAGAATGTTAGATATATTTCTCATATTCTTTTATCCTTTTTTCATTCTAGTGGTTAAATTAATTTGAAATAATAACTGATATTTGAGAGCGTGTAAAATACAAATCTACAGTTACGCTGAACATGCATGTCAGAAGCAATACCACGAAAAGGATAGGCAGGATTCTTTTCAGTTTCATAAGATTACCACCTTTCAAAATTAATTTTGCATAGAAAAAAACCGCAAGACTTTGTGCCTTGCGGTCCTGTTTCTTTTCTGTTGGTTATGGTCTTACAGGCGCGATATGCCAGTCATCCCAAAGGCTTCCCCCGATAGTCACCGAATCGGTGAGGTTCATGGAGAGCATGCCAACCGGAGTCCAGCAGTCGATAAGCCATGTATACGGCGTATAACTTCCGTCCGGCATCCATATGGGAGTGAAATGCGTCCGCCGCTTGTAGGTTGAGTATTTGTTGGGCGCGAACTCAAATTTGGAGCTGTATCCGGTCTGTGTGCGTTCCAACAGCCGCCAATAGGTATTGTACTGGAATTCGGGGAAATAGGTAACCGCGTTCTGTGCGTCGGTTACCGCCGAGGATTGATTCGTACTGACGTTGGCGGTAACGGCCTGATTGATCCCATACCCGCTTCTCATCGTTTTTCCTGACGCGGTGGGATCTTTTGCGTCCGGAACAACGCTCATGGAAGCCGAAAGGCTGGCGGTATACGCAAGCCAGTCCAACTCCCACCATCCCTGGTCGGACCAGAAGCCGTCCTCATCCGTCCCAATCCATACCCAATTGGAATGCCATCGCGGGCGCCATACGCCCCATGATGCCGAGGTTTTCTGCGCTTTGTTCGGCACGGATGGCGCGGTATAGGAACTATTCCGGTCATCGGCCACCGGATTCGGAGGATCGTTGCCGGAGAGATCCACAATCTTTGCGGTAATGGTTCCCTGGCTTGCGGTGCCATGTCCGGTCACCGATACGTTAATCCGCATAGTCTGAGGTGTCGACGGAGTCTTCCAACGCACCCACACCAGCTGGCTGTCGCCTTCCGGATAATACACACCGCTTACGGTATAGGTCTGACCGCCGATTGTAAACTTCACTGTGACGGGCTGATCGGGATCTGCCTGACCGCCACTCACGGTCACCGAGGTGATTACCTCGGTATTGACCCTGTATTCATAATCAGACGCGGCTATTTCAGGCGGCTCCGGTTCCGCGTCGTTGAAACGCACAATACCGAGCCCAAGGGATGAGATAATATCCGCGTCGGACGCGGCTTTGGTTGTGGAACCACCCCAGGCGGGATAACCAAGATCCGGAGTTTCCAGAAACATCGCCAGAGGCAGGTTTTTATGACTGAGAGACACCATCTTGCTCCGCAGTCCGCCGTCCAGCTGCCGGTCAAAAAGCGCGGCTTCGGTGGCGGTCATTGCATACTTGATCCCTCCGAAAGTCATGTAGGCAATGGGTTCCAGGAGCAGCCGGTACTGCCCGTTTATTAAAACATCGAAATTCATTCCCGTGAGTCCGACGATGCTCCGGATAACCTGCTCGTCGGTGAAATAGCTTTTAATGGCTTCAATATTGCCGTTTCCGCTGGAAGTGCTGATAATTTTCGGAAGCGGCTGGGTTGGATTCGTATAGTGATATGCACCCTGTACAGGTGATAAAGATCTTCCGTTCGTGTACTGCATCTTACTGACTTTCCCGAAATGGATTATCGAACTTACGGGTGTTTTGTTGGTTAAATCAATCGGTGCTGTTACTACCGCATGGTCGCTTACCCGGATAACCGTCACCCTTACGCCCTCATCGCCGGTATTCCAGTAATCGGTGCCTGTGCCGTTACCCATCCCTCCGCCGCCTCCATCCACATTCCCGTCCCCGATACTATCAGCATGAGCAGTAACAGGAGCTAATAATGTCAGCAGCAATACAAGCGATAAAAAAACACCGAGCACTCGTTTCATGGGATTCCTCCTTTCAACGCAAAAAAGCACAGCATTTCTGCTCTGCTTCTCCTGCTTATTTTATTAGCTGTCAGTCCATGTCTCCGATTTTGTTGCCGTTTTCATACATATCATCCGCTTTAGTGCCCACATTATCTCCACTATTGTCTACCCAGCCGAATCCTGGCACCCACACCTGCCCTTTATCATTTTTGTCACCTGATTTTGGCGTTGACGAAGATGTATTGCTATCCGGCTTTGTTGCCGCCGGAGTGGATTTATCCACTTTTTCACCATCTGGCTTTTGGGAGGGGTTGGTTTTTGCTTCCTGCGACGGCTCCGGAGGCTTTGTAACCTCAGACTGAATACTCTGATCAGTCCCGGTGGAATTGCCGGTGTCCGTAGACTGATCAGGCACCTCGGATGAATCGATGGGGTTAGCGTTTACCTCCTGTGTACCGGATGAATCTGTGCCGGGAGTACCGGGACTGACCACATCCGATGCAGGTGAGGAAGGCTGAAGGGCCGCATCCCTGGGTTCCTCCGTTTTAAACTGTGAGGCTATCGCTATAACAAGAACTATGCACACCACGCCGAGGCCGGCGATGGTTAGCCGTTTCTTTGCTCTGTCGGTAAGTTTC
This window encodes:
- a CDS encoding DUF6550 family protein, yielding MKLTDRAKKRLTIAGLGVVCIVLVIAIASQFKTEEPRDAALQPSSPASDVVSPGTPGTDSSGTQEVNANPIDSSEVPDQSTDTGNSTGTDQSIQSEVTKPPEPSQEAKTNPSQKPDGEKVDKSTPAATKPDSNTSSSTPKSGDKNDKGQVWVPGFGWVDNSGDNVGTKADDMYENGNKIGDMD
- a CDS encoding CD3337/EF1877 family mobilome membrane protein, giving the protein MHFKKLQIKRIWKIFIAILLITIISFLFLAFVGIVVHASGLVDDTVSSKNTYSKYPLGNYQLDFYVDNSWDWLPWNWTDGIGKQVMYGLYAITNFIWTISLYLSNATGYLVQEAYSLDFISKTSDAIGKNMQTLAGISPNGFQSSGFYVGFLLIFILIVGIYVAYVGLIKKETTKAVHAVINLVMVFILSASFIAYAPDYISKINDFSSDVSSASLSIGGKIVMPNSESKGKDSVDMIRDNLFSIQVQQPWLLLQYGNSDIDKIRQKRVEKLLSADPDKNNGKDRETVVKEEIEDKNNMNLTITKTITRLGMVFFLFIFNIGISIFVFLLTGIMIFSQILFIIYAMFLPMSFLLSMIPGFDNMAKRAIMKLFNVIMTRAGITLIVTTAFSISTILYTLSEGFPFFLIAFLQIVTFAGIYMKLGDLMGMFNLQANDSKQMEHRIFKKPYMLLNRGTRRLKRKIGRILVAGTTGAATGAMAGAAVSKKSGKYRKTQPSHKRPASSSDISLENKPSFGERVGGKVGALVDTKDHIADKAGQIKEQAKDLPVNARYALYHGKKQVSDKVAKNVDGFKSGVAQTLKDKKQERAENRNLHRETIAKRRMEFDKARQQKTTEQPERQKTSTSAPIRTRPVTSNGISTIDRDNMNQANSSTNRTTTNSIEKPAMNRPVASTPRPMESPKPENHVPSRELSYEKRKESGLVSQKPTVKSATLKNNTQQRREIKEQVVSRQKGREK
- a CDS encoding ExeA family protein, which translates into the protein MYKAYWGMEFNPFEKGLSEKNFFQSQDFSQAMSRLEHLKNIKGIGLFTGQSGIGKTYTLRCFTNSLNSNLYKVIYLTLSTVTVLEFYKSLAYGLGVEIYSKKIDLFKAIQERIISLCRDKKITPVIIVDEAQYLKTEVLNDLKLLLNFDMDSRNYAVLILCGQPLLNNILSKQIHEALKQRIVINYNYEGISKEEVIEYISSRLKLCGVFTEIFNDNALEAVNSCCNGSTRILNFLIEKCLMIGYQKNLKVIDTETVMLAQNEINLI
- a CDS encoding DDE-type integrase/transposase/recombinase yields the protein MKDKGKQAIALFRFSLIAPLVNETYEAASKNQFFRDIASKEHTLPNGHNIKISSGTIKKWFLNYKHGGFDALIPKARADVGQPRNIDANAIAKIHELKERLPYITGSLVYQKLIEEGYVKESKTSLATVLRYIRENNLKRSQLAPVDRKAYEMEFANDCWQSDTSYGPIIKVTGQQKKKTFLISFIDDASRLILHGEFFFQDNAVNMQTVFKKAVSKYGIPKRLFVDNGGTYKNDQLQLICASLGIELIHTKAYSPESKGKIERSFRTIKDNWMNGINWNDYTSLEALNIDFNKYLNEKYINCIHSSLSITPRERYIQDMDKMKFIPHEELDNHFLHRVSRKVSNDATIKLNCLQFEVPAKYIGQRINLRYSPIDLNKAFIFDKDNNICDTVYPLKKVDNSKIKRNVIDYSKVNGGE